The Sphingobacterium bambusae genome includes a window with the following:
- a CDS encoding dimethylarginine dimethylaminohydrolase family protein — MLKLSVRNETSPLRAVILGAAHSNGPTPKAEEAYDPKSLEHILAGTYPKESDMCAEMAYFEDVLKRHGVAVYRPEVIPDLNQIFSRDIGFVIDDYLIKANILPDRAGEWQAIAQIVSQIDPTKCITPPEEVHIEGGDVLLWNDFIFVGTYKGADYADINTARTNMHGVRFLQEQFPHKTVREFDLVKSMTNARKNALHLDCCFQPVGQNKAIIHEAGFRNPDDYRYLRDLFGAENLFHIDAEEMYQMCSNVFSISPEVIVSEERFGRLNTWLRKQRFTVEEIPYHEIGKQEGLLRCSTLPLYRD, encoded by the coding sequence ATGTTGAAGCTTTCCGTACGAAACGAAACCAGTCCCTTGCGCGCCGTAATCTTAGGTGCAGCGCATAGTAACGGCCCTACGCCAAAAGCAGAAGAGGCCTACGACCCAAAATCACTGGAACACATCTTGGCGGGCACCTATCCGAAAGAATCGGACATGTGCGCGGAGATGGCCTATTTTGAAGATGTGCTGAAGAGGCATGGTGTAGCGGTATACCGACCAGAGGTAATCCCTGATCTCAATCAAATATTTTCACGCGATATCGGCTTCGTCATCGACGATTACCTTATCAAAGCCAATATCCTCCCGGATCGTGCGGGAGAGTGGCAGGCCATTGCCCAAATTGTGAGCCAAATCGATCCCACAAAATGCATAACGCCGCCTGAAGAGGTACATATCGAAGGTGGCGATGTGCTGCTATGGAACGACTTTATCTTTGTTGGAACCTACAAAGGAGCCGACTACGCCGACATCAACACCGCTCGAACCAACATGCACGGTGTGCGATTTCTACAGGAACAATTTCCGCACAAGACTGTCAGGGAGTTTGATTTGGTCAAGTCGATGACCAATGCCCGCAAAAACGCGCTGCACTTGGATTGTTGTTTCCAACCCGTGGGTCAAAACAAAGCAATTATCCATGAGGCTGGCTTCAGAAATCCCGACGATTACCGCTATCTACGGGATCTATTTGGTGCAGAAAACCTTTTCCATATCGATGCCGAGGAGATGTACCAAATGTGCAGCAACGTATTTTCCATTTCGCCCGAGGTAATCGTTAGCGAAGAACGTTTCGGACGCCTGAACACCTGGCTACGCAAACAGCGTTTTACCGTTGAAGAAATTCCATATCATGAGATCGGCAAGCAAGAAGGATTGCTGCGCTGCTCTACACTACCCCTTTATCGCGATTAA
- the ctlX gene encoding citrulline utilization hydrolase CtlX produces MTTQTTDTLLLVRPYHFRKNEQTAVNNYFQEEVVGEDVTQRAQQEFDSFAQRLADHHINTLIMQDDGRYDTPDSIFPNNCISFHKRTAVLYPMFAENRRRERQLHYLQALGGWGLHFDDIIDYTQHEQENRFLEGTGCLILDRIHRVAYCSLSPRADAGIAHQFCLDLGYDPFIFEASQTVDGERKPIYHSNVMMAIGTSFAVVCLESIDNRYLREEMVQRLEDGGRQIIAITEQQMQHFAGNILEVKSVTGKPHIVMSSQAYEHFTEAQIQQLQAFGEIIHAPLDTIETAGGGSARCMLAEVFY; encoded by the coding sequence ATGACGACACAAACCACCGATACGCTCCTCTTGGTGCGCCCTTATCACTTCCGAAAAAACGAACAAACAGCGGTGAACAACTACTTTCAAGAAGAAGTGGTTGGAGAAGATGTTACGCAACGCGCCCAGCAGGAGTTTGACAGCTTCGCGCAGCGCTTGGCGGACCACCATATCAACACCTTGATCATGCAGGATGACGGCCGCTATGACACGCCGGACAGCATATTTCCGAACAACTGTATCTCTTTCCATAAACGCACGGCGGTGCTCTATCCCATGTTTGCGGAAAATAGACGGCGAGAACGGCAACTGCACTACCTGCAGGCGCTAGGCGGATGGGGTTTGCACTTTGATGATATCATTGATTACACGCAGCATGAGCAGGAAAATCGTTTCTTGGAAGGCACTGGCTGTCTTATACTCGATCGCATCCATCGCGTAGCCTATTGCTCACTCTCGCCGCGGGCGGATGCCGGCATTGCGCACCAATTTTGCCTAGACTTGGGTTACGACCCTTTCATCTTTGAAGCCAGCCAAACGGTCGATGGCGAACGAAAGCCCATTTACCACAGCAACGTGATGATGGCCATCGGGACCAGCTTTGCCGTGGTATGTCTGGAGAGCATAGACAATCGCTACCTTCGGGAGGAAATGGTTCAGCGGCTTGAGGATGGAGGAAGGCAGATCATTGCCATCACAGAACAGCAGATGCAGCATTTTGCAGGAAATATTCTAGAGGTGAAATCGGTCACCGGAAAACCACATATTGTCATGAGTAGTCAAGCCTACGAGCACTTTACCGAAGCACAGATTCAGCAACTACAGGCTTTCGGAGAAATAATCCATGCGCCCCTAGATACCATCGAAACGGCCGGAGGAGGAAGCGCACGCTGTATGCTAGCGGAAGTGTTCTACTAG
- a CDS encoding Crp/Fnr family transcriptional regulator, with product MDKAAYNLVDSRFYKYYSEKGGLTAEQFEQLQPYFSFRTVPHNTFLLRAGELSHYAFFVEQGLLQSFSLDEKGGEHILQFAPEDWIISDRASQYFNKASDYYIKAIEYSTIVFIQPEFMEKASLWSNAFACFLENSLQRNIYIQQKRINSLLAMTAKERYLSFMEMYPGMLLRVPQWMVASYLGITPESLSRVRRELLNDR from the coding sequence GTGGATAAGGCAGCTTATAATTTGGTTGATAGTAGATTTTACAAATACTACAGCGAGAAGGGCGGTCTTACAGCCGAGCAATTCGAGCAGCTACAGCCCTATTTTTCATTCCGCACCGTTCCGCACAATACGTTTTTGCTGCGCGCGGGCGAGCTTAGTCACTACGCCTTCTTTGTGGAACAGGGCTTGCTGCAGTCTTTCTCGTTGGATGAAAAAGGAGGCGAACATATTCTACAGTTTGCTCCCGAAGATTGGATCATATCCGACCGAGCAAGCCAATATTTTAATAAGGCTTCCGACTATTACATCAAGGCGATAGAGTATTCCACGATTGTCTTCATTCAGCCCGAGTTTATGGAAAAGGCTTCGCTCTGGAGCAATGCTTTTGCTTGCTTTTTGGAAAACTCTTTACAGCGCAACATCTATATTCAGCAAAAGCGGATCAATTCCCTGTTGGCGATGACGGCGAAAGAACGCTATCTTTCCTTTATGGAGATGTATCCGGGCATGCTGCTGCGTGTTCCGCAATGGATGGTGGCTTCTTATTTGGGCATCACCCCCGAAAGCCTCAGTCGCGTGCGCCGCGAGTTGCTGAACGATCGTTAG
- the bshC gene encoding bacillithiol biosynthesis cysteine-adding enzyme BshC: protein MKATYIDYSDTGSFSKTLLAYLANDERLQPFYGERPDLEGFRAQIERKQGFQHRSLLVSQLEEQYGPTLADSPRVAEHIALLKEPNTFTVTTGHQLNIFTGPLYFIFKIVSAIRLAKDLKKAFPEYNFVPVYWMATEDHDFAEINNTRVFGKKISWDVPAVSGTGRMSTSTIADTVKQYCNTFGISPNADRLKAIVEQAYLQNRSLADATRDMVNAFFKQEGLVIIDADRKALKEPFIPYILQDVLEEKSVKAIDNSSKRLTELGFQTQVHARDINFFYLTDEFRERIVRTEDGRFEVLHQQLYFTAQEMKAEIEQYPERFSPNVVMRPLYEEIILPNLAYIGGGAEIVYWLQLRANFNQYDVPFPILIPRNSAMITDDSVTGKIYRLDLTFKSIFKSTDALKNEYVRRHTKHRLNLRDEWMELNAIFGKIKLRTHKIDPSLGASTEAVKARLKKAINSLEKKLLKADKHNYDDALLQIERVKDKLFPNGGLQERSENFAALYIKHGEELIQELEKHFNPLDFKFTIVY from the coding sequence ATGAAAGCAACATATATCGATTATAGCGATACTGGTAGTTTTTCCAAGACGTTGTTGGCCTATTTGGCAAACGACGAGCGGCTGCAGCCATTTTATGGCGAACGTCCCGACTTAGAGGGCTTTCGGGCGCAAATCGAGCGCAAGCAGGGATTCCAGCACCGGTCGCTGTTGGTTTCCCAGTTGGAAGAGCAGTATGGACCCACGCTGGCAGACAGTCCACGCGTGGCCGAGCATATTGCGCTGCTAAAGGAACCCAACACATTTACCGTAACCACAGGCCATCAGCTCAATATTTTTACGGGACCACTTTATTTCATTTTCAAGATTGTCTCGGCCATTCGTTTGGCCAAGGATCTCAAGAAAGCTTTTCCTGAGTACAATTTCGTGCCCGTCTATTGGATGGCCACGGAGGATCATGATTTTGCCGAGATCAATAACACGCGTGTTTTTGGCAAGAAGATTTCTTGGGATGTGCCCGCTGTTTCAGGGACGGGTCGCATGTCTACGTCGACCATTGCCGATACGGTAAAACAATATTGCAATACCTTCGGCATTTCACCCAATGCAGATCGGCTGAAGGCTATTGTTGAGCAGGCTTACCTGCAAAATCGCTCGTTAGCAGATGCTACGCGCGATATGGTCAATGCGTTTTTCAAGCAGGAGGGACTCGTTATTATCGATGCCGATCGAAAAGCACTTAAAGAGCCGTTTATCCCGTATATCCTGCAGGATGTGCTCGAAGAAAAAAGCGTGAAGGCAATCGATAACAGTTCCAAGAGGCTAACAGAGCTGGGCTTTCAAACGCAGGTGCATGCACGAGATATTAACTTTTTTTACCTAACAGACGAGTTTCGGGAGCGTATTGTGCGCACTGAAGATGGTCGTTTTGAGGTGCTCCACCAGCAACTGTACTTCACTGCTCAGGAGATGAAAGCAGAGATCGAGCAGTATCCAGAACGGTTCAGTCCCAACGTGGTGATGCGTCCGTTGTATGAGGAGATTATCCTCCCCAACTTGGCCTACATAGGCGGTGGCGCAGAAATTGTCTATTGGCTGCAGTTACGTGCTAACTTCAATCAGTATGATGTACCCTTTCCGATTTTGATACCTCGCAATTCGGCTATGATTACGGATGATAGTGTAACGGGCAAGATTTATCGATTGGATCTGACTTTCAAGAGTATTTTTAAGTCTACGGATGCGCTGAAAAATGAATATGTACGCCGACATACGAAACACCGGCTCAATTTGCGCGACGAGTGGATGGAGCTCAACGCCATCTTCGGCAAGATAAAGCTACGCACGCATAAGATAGACCCAAGCTTAGGTGCCAGCACCGAAGCGGTCAAAGCACGACTCAAAAAGGCCATTAACAGCTTGGAGAAGAAATTGCTCAAGGCCGATAAGCATAATTACGATGATGCCCTCTTACAGATTGAACGCGTCAAGGATAAGCTTTTCCCAAATGGTGGCCTTCAGGAGCGTTCCGAGAACTTCGCAGCCTTGTATATCAAGCATGGCGAAGAGCTTATCCAAGAGCTTGAGAAGCATTTTAATCCCTTAGATTTTAAATTTACGATCGTATACTAG
- the rimO gene encoding 30S ribosomal protein S12 methylthiotransferase RimO, which translates to MKTKYAKTASPVSKPRVNVVTLGCSKNIHDSEVLMGQLKGNQMEVVHEASNIRANDIVVINTCGFIDNAKQESIDTILHYSELKDQGKVNKVIVTGCLSERYKPELQAEIPNIDAFFGTNDLPELLSTIGADYRHELLGERLLTTPSHFSYFKIAEGCNRPCSFCAIPLMRGKHVSKSIEDLVKEAKFLAANGTKELILIAQDLTYYGLDIYGKRNLSDLMRHLSDVDGIEWIRLQYAYPSGFPMDILDAMNERSNICNYLDMPLQHISDSMLKSMRRGTTKQKQVDLVNQIRDKVPDIALRTTLICGYPGETERDYQEMLEWVEETRFDRLGCFTYSHEEKTHAYDLVDDVPEGVKEARVEEIMEVQQGISFEKNQDKVGQTYKVLIDRVDGDYFIGRTEYDSPEVDNEVVLNAKDNYARIGDFVQVTIDRAEDFDLYGTIVK; encoded by the coding sequence ATGAAAACAAAATATGCAAAGACAGCTTCCCCGGTTAGCAAACCGCGGGTGAATGTCGTCACATTGGGTTGCTCCAAAAATATTCATGACTCGGAAGTATTGATGGGCCAGCTGAAGGGCAACCAAATGGAGGTCGTGCACGAGGCTAGCAACATCCGTGCAAATGATATCGTCGTGATCAATACCTGCGGTTTTATCGATAATGCCAAACAGGAATCTATCGATACTATCCTGCACTATTCTGAGTTGAAAGATCAAGGTAAGGTAAACAAGGTTATCGTTACGGGTTGCCTTTCGGAGCGGTACAAGCCCGAATTGCAGGCCGAGATTCCGAACATAGATGCCTTTTTCGGTACCAACGACCTTCCGGAGTTGTTATCGACTATCGGTGCTGATTATCGCCATGAACTGCTTGGCGAGCGTTTATTGACTACGCCATCACATTTTTCGTATTTTAAAATTGCCGAGGGCTGTAACCGTCCTTGTTCATTCTGTGCTATTCCGTTGATGCGCGGTAAACACGTCTCCAAATCGATCGAAGATTTGGTGAAGGAGGCTAAATTCTTGGCGGCCAACGGCACGAAGGAATTAATTCTTATTGCGCAGGATCTAACTTACTACGGCTTGGATATTTACGGCAAACGTAACCTTTCCGACCTGATGCGCCACCTTTCTGATGTCGATGGTATCGAGTGGATTCGTTTGCAATATGCTTATCCATCGGGTTTCCCTATGGATATACTGGATGCGATGAACGAGCGTTCTAATATCTGCAATTACCTCGATATGCCCTTACAGCATATCAGTGACAGTATGTTGAAATCTATGCGCCGCGGAACCACCAAGCAAAAGCAGGTCGATTTGGTCAACCAAATCCGTGATAAGGTTCCTGATATAGCCTTGCGTACTACACTAATCTGTGGTTACCCCGGCGAAACCGAGCGGGATTATCAGGAGATGTTGGAATGGGTAGAGGAAACGCGATTCGATCGTCTGGGCTGTTTCACTTACTCACATGAGGAAAAAACCCATGCTTATGATTTGGTTGACGATGTGCCAGAAGGGGTGAAAGAAGCTCGCGTAGAAGAGATTATGGAGGTACAACAGGGCATTTCTTTCGAAAAGAATCAAGATAAAGTTGGTCAAACCTATAAAGTGTTGATCGACCGTGTGGACGGCGATTATTTTATCGGACGCACCGAATACGATTCGCCGGAAGTGGATAACGAAGTGGTGTTAAATGCCAAGGATAACTACGCCCGCATCGGCGACTTTGTACAAGTAACGATCGATCGCGCCGAAGACTTTGATCTTTACGGAACGATTGTTAAATAA
- the ftsY gene encoding signal recognition particle-docking protein FtsY yields the protein MGLFDFFKKKQETEEAQVALDKGLEKTKEGFLSKITKAVVGKSTVDDEVLDNLEEVLVMSDVGVTTTLKIVDRIQQRVARDKYVGTDDLNKLLKEEIQDLLAENNSNDFETFEYGDHKPYVIMVVGVNGVGKTTTIGKLAHQLKEAGNKVVLGAADTFRAAAVDQIQLWGERVGVRVVAQPMGSDPASVAFDTVKSAVSNGDDVAIIDTAGRLHNKVGLMNELTKIKNVMQKVVPDAPHEILLVLDASTGQNAIEQATQFTQATDVNALALTKLDGTAKGGVVIGISDQFKIPVKYIGVGEKIGDLQLFNKKDFVESLFK from the coding sequence ATGGGATTATTCGATTTCTTTAAGAAAAAGCAGGAAACAGAAGAGGCACAAGTGGCGCTCGATAAGGGTCTGGAAAAAACCAAAGAAGGTTTTCTCTCCAAGATTACCAAGGCTGTTGTCGGTAAATCTACCGTCGACGACGAGGTGCTGGATAACCTGGAAGAAGTATTGGTGATGTCCGATGTTGGCGTGACAACCACCTTGAAGATCGTTGATCGTATCCAACAGCGCGTCGCTCGGGATAAATATGTGGGTACGGATGATCTAAACAAACTCTTGAAGGAAGAGATTCAGGATCTACTGGCTGAAAATAACAGTAATGATTTCGAAACCTTTGAATATGGCGATCACAAGCCTTATGTCATTATGGTTGTTGGGGTGAATGGTGTGGGCAAAACGACAACGATTGGTAAGTTGGCGCACCAGCTAAAAGAGGCGGGCAACAAAGTGGTGCTAGGAGCTGCGGATACGTTCCGGGCGGCTGCGGTAGACCAAATACAACTTTGGGGTGAGCGGGTAGGTGTTCGCGTTGTGGCGCAGCCAATGGGCTCTGACCCGGCGTCTGTGGCCTTTGATACGGTGAAGTCAGCCGTTTCCAACGGTGATGATGTGGCTATTATCGATACGGCAGGTCGCCTCCACAATAAAGTAGGCTTGATGAACGAGCTTACCAAAATTAAAAATGTGATGCAGAAGGTTGTGCCGGATGCTCCCCACGAGATTCTGTTGGTGCTGGATGCCTCAACAGGGCAAAATGCAATCGAGCAGGCTACGCAGTTTACGCAGGCAACGGATGTCAATGCCTTGGCCTTGACGAAGTTGGATGGTACTGCCAAAGGTGGTGTCGTGATCGGTATATCGGATCAATTCAAGATTCCAGTTAAATATATCGGTGTAGGCGAGAAAATAGGTGACCTACAGCTGTTCAACAAAAAGGATTTTGTGGAAAGCCTGTTTAAGTAG
- a CDS encoding DUF4295 domain-containing protein, producing MAKKAVASLQKGGGKEFTKVVLTAKSAKTGAYTFKESMVHNDKVKDVVAAATK from the coding sequence ATGGCAAAGAAAGCAGTTGCATCGTTACAAAAAGGTGGTGGTAAAGAGTTTACTAAAGTTGTTCTTACCGCTAAATCTGCAAAAACTGGAGCTTATACTTTCAAAGAGAGTATGGTGCACAACGACAAAGTGAAAGATGTCGTAGCAGCAGCTACTAAGTAA
- the rpmG gene encoding 50S ribosomal protein L33: protein MAKKGNRVQVILECTEHKESGLPGMSRYITTKNKKNTTERLELKKFNPVLRKTTVHKEIK, encoded by the coding sequence ATGGCTAAAAAGGGAAATAGAGTACAGGTAATCTTAGAATGTACTGAGCACAAGGAAAGTGGTCTTCCGGGCATGTCTCGTTATATCACCACAAAGAACAAAAAGAACACAACTGAGCGTTTAGAGTTGAAAAAATTCAACCCTGTGCTTAGAAAAACAACTGTTCACAAAGAAATTAAGTAA
- the rpmB gene encoding 50S ribosomal protein L28, translating into MSRICDLTGKAALKGNNVSHSNVKTKRKFYPNLQTKRFYIPEEDRWITLKVSTSAIKTINKNGITAVINKFIQKGSI; encoded by the coding sequence ATGTCAAGAATTTGTGATTTAACAGGCAAGGCGGCATTAAAAGGAAATAACGTTTCGCACTCTAACGTTAAGACTAAGCGTAAATTTTACCCGAATTTACAGACTAAACGTTTCTACATTCCAGAAGAAGATCGTTGGATTACGTTGAAAGTATCCACATCAGCAATCAAGACTATCAACAAAAACGGTATTACAGCAGTAATCAACAAATTTATCCAAAAAGGATCTATTTAA
- the recO gene encoding DNA repair protein RecO gives MLHKTKGIALKTTNYSESSIVAHVFTEAFGMQSYLINGAKKPKAKIAANLFQPLHPLDMVVYHKDSGGLQRIKEVHQLPVLREIPFDLTKRSLALFIDEILYKVLRQQSPDPYLFHFIQQAVLWMDSSQSSLANFHLLFLIKLSRFLGFLPSHHAYKSFPYFDLLDGVFCNSLPAHSHILQEPHTSLFERLLKTGFEETQQIKMPKEERKYLLEKTLEFYKLHTENFGSVHSLDILEEVFQ, from the coding sequence ATGCTCCATAAAACGAAAGGAATAGCCTTAAAGACAACCAACTACTCGGAAAGTAGTATCGTAGCCCATGTGTTTACGGAAGCTTTCGGTATGCAATCCTATCTGATCAACGGAGCAAAAAAGCCGAAAGCCAAGATTGCCGCCAACCTATTCCAGCCTTTGCACCCTTTGGACATGGTGGTATACCATAAAGACAGTGGCGGGCTACAGCGCATCAAAGAAGTGCATCAGCTTCCCGTGTTGCGCGAAATCCCCTTCGATCTGACCAAAAGATCGCTAGCCCTATTCATCGATGAAATTCTGTACAAGGTCTTGCGTCAACAATCCCCTGACCCTTACCTTTTTCACTTTATACAACAAGCTGTCCTCTGGATGGACAGCAGCCAAAGTAGTCTCGCAAATTTCCATTTACTTTTTTTAATTAAACTCAGTCGTTTTTTAGGCTTCCTCCCATCACACCACGCTTATAAAAGCTTCCCCTACTTCGACCTTTTGGATGGTGTTTTCTGCAACAGCTTGCCTGCCCACAGCCATATTCTACAAGAACCTCATACATCCCTCTTCGAACGGCTGCTAAAAACAGGTTTTGAGGAAACCCAGCAGATCAAAATGCCCAAAGAAGAACGTAAATATCTTTTGGAAAAAACATTGGAATTCTACAAGCTGCATACAGAAAACTTCGGAAGCGTGCATTCCCTAGATATTTTAGAAGAAGTTTTTCAATAA